The following coding sequences are from one Oryzisolibacter sp. LB2S window:
- a CDS encoding sterol desaturase family protein: MTWIETATIGILPLFLLLDWLRAPAADAGARQWRRRAGVITAFNFVLSLLIGKTYAAIVGDAHLLDGASLGTALGAITGVVVYEFFHYWYHRSAHRWTWLWLSGHQMHHSAERLDAWGAYFLHPLDGFVFLTLSSLVLYPLLGLSPEAGAWATAVLTFLAVFQHAGVRTPGWLGALIQRPESHAIHHQQGVHAYNYADLPLWDMVFGTYRNPQTALPRAPVGFYDGASSRIVDMLRFRDVSKPAGCARK; this comes from the coding sequence ATGACCTGGATCGAAACCGCCACCATTGGCATCCTTCCCCTGTTCCTGTTACTCGACTGGCTGCGGGCGCCCGCTGCTGACGCGGGCGCAAGGCAGTGGCGCAGACGAGCAGGGGTCATCACAGCGTTCAACTTCGTTTTGTCGCTGCTGATCGGCAAGACCTATGCCGCCATCGTGGGCGACGCTCATCTGCTCGACGGTGCCTCACTCGGCACCGCACTCGGTGCCATCACCGGCGTCGTGGTCTACGAGTTCTTCCACTACTGGTACCACCGCAGCGCACACCGATGGACATGGCTGTGGCTGTCGGGCCACCAGATGCACCACAGCGCCGAGCGGCTGGACGCCTGGGGTGCCTACTTCCTGCATCCGCTGGACGGTTTCGTCTTCCTCACGCTGTCCAGCCTGGTGCTCTACCCGTTGCTCGGTCTCAGCCCCGAGGCGGGGGCCTGGGCCACCGCCGTGCTGACATTTCTCGCCGTGTTCCAGCACGCAGGGGTCCGCACGCCCGGTTGGCTGGGCGCGCTGATCCAGCGACCCGAGAGTCACGCCATCCACCACCAGCAAGGCGTGCACGCATACAACTACGCCGACCTGCCCCTGTGGGACATGGTCTTCGGAACGTATCGCAACCCGCAGACAGCGCTGCCTCGCGCACCCGTCGGCTTCTACGACGGTGCCTCGTCTCGCATCGTCGACATGCTGCGCTTTCGCGACGTGAGCAAGCCGGCCGGATGTGCCCGGAAATGA
- the yihA gene encoding ribosome biogenesis GTP-binding protein YihA/YsxC has translation MPTKPPTAAAVTGTLPDAKAALGWMHTARFLTTAAQLHQLPAIDVPEIAFVGRSNAGKSTCINTLTQQRQLAFASKKPGRTQHINLFALGKQGATDAVLADLPGYGYAAVSRSDKQRWQQVMANYLVSRQGLTGIVLLCDPRLGLTELDEALLEIVRPRVEQGLKFLVLLTKADKLTRSEQARALSITRLNAGGGEVRMFSALKRQGVEDVAQLLWQWAHPPLAEAADAAPAPAPDLP, from the coding sequence ATGCCCACCAAGCCACCCACTGCCGCGGCCGTGACCGGCACCCTGCCCGACGCCAAGGCGGCCCTGGGATGGATGCACACCGCGCGCTTTCTGACCACCGCAGCCCAACTGCACCAGCTGCCCGCCATCGACGTGCCCGAGATCGCCTTCGTCGGCCGCTCCAACGCCGGCAAGTCCACCTGCATCAACACCCTCACGCAGCAGCGACAGCTGGCCTTTGCCTCCAAGAAACCGGGGCGCACCCAGCACATCAACCTGTTCGCCCTGGGCAAGCAGGGCGCCACCGACGCCGTGCTGGCCGACCTGCCCGGCTACGGCTACGCGGCCGTCTCGCGCTCGGACAAGCAGCGCTGGCAGCAGGTCATGGCCAACTACCTGGTGAGCCGCCAGGGCCTCACAGGCATCGTGCTGCTGTGCGACCCGCGCCTGGGGCTCACCGAGCTCGACGAGGCGCTGCTCGAGATCGTGCGTCCGCGTGTCGAGCAGGGCCTCAAGTTCCTGGTGCTGCTCACCAAGGCCGACAAGCTCACGCGCTCGGAGCAGGCCAGGGCCCTGTCCATCACCCGACTCAACGCCGGCGGCGGCGAGGTGCGCATGTTCTCGGCCCTCAAGCGCCAGGGCGTGGAGGATGTGGCGCAGCTGCTGTGGCAATGGGCGCATCCCCCGCTGGCCGAAGCCGCCGACGCCGCACCCGCACCCGCACCCGATTTGCCGTAA
- a CDS encoding bifunctional nicotinamide-nucleotide adenylyltransferase/Nudix hydroxylase produces the protein MHDAAVLIGRFQPVHNGHLALLREALARARQAIVVLGSAHQARTPRNPFTWQERAALLRAALPESERARLTVLPMRDYYDEPRWAQAVQQAVAQTTAPGSRIALVGHFKDDTSSYLRAFPGWDLIRMPRQGAIDATPIRDAYLGASAATLDQALAPFANQLPAATRDWLEEFSHTPHYPALQEEWRMLRAYRESWAGAPYPPVFVTVDALLRCQGRVLLIRRAHAPGKGLWALPGGFVEPRDTLWQSCLRELAEETHCPLPEERLRAALRAVQVFDHPGRSQRGRVITHAYFFDLGDEALPEVRGGDDAAHAQWVAQEDLAGMEDQFHDDHWHILDRLLGLTEPPAAPAEQRR, from the coding sequence ATGCACGACGCCGCCGTCCTCATAGGGCGCTTTCAGCCGGTACACAACGGCCATCTGGCCCTGCTGCGCGAGGCCCTGGCCCGGGCGCGGCAGGCCATCGTCGTGCTGGGCTCGGCGCACCAGGCGCGCACGCCCAGAAACCCCTTCACCTGGCAGGAGCGTGCCGCCCTGCTGCGTGCCGCCCTGCCCGAGAGTGAACGCGCGCGCCTGACCGTGCTGCCCATGCGCGACTACTACGACGAGCCGCGCTGGGCGCAGGCCGTGCAGCAAGCGGTGGCCCAGACCACCGCGCCCGGCTCGCGCATCGCCCTGGTGGGCCATTTCAAGGACGACACCAGCAGCTACCTGCGCGCCTTTCCGGGCTGGGACCTGATCCGCATGCCGCGCCAGGGCGCCATCGACGCCACGCCGATACGCGACGCCTACCTCGGCGCCAGCGCCGCCACGCTCGATCAGGCCCTGGCACCGTTCGCGAACCAGCTGCCCGCCGCCACGCGCGACTGGCTCGAAGAGTTCAGCCACACCCCGCACTACCCCGCCCTGCAGGAGGAATGGCGCATGCTGCGCGCCTACCGCGAGAGCTGGGCCGGCGCGCCCTACCCGCCCGTGTTCGTCACCGTCGATGCGCTGCTGCGCTGCCAGGGCCGGGTGCTGCTGATCCGCCGCGCCCACGCGCCCGGCAAGGGCCTGTGGGCGCTGCCCGGCGGCTTCGTGGAGCCGCGCGACACCCTCTGGCAGTCCTGCCTGCGCGAGCTGGCCGAGGAAACCCACTGCCCCCTGCCCGAGGAGCGCCTGCGCGCCGCGCTGCGCGCCGTGCAGGTCTTCGACCACCCCGGCCGCAGCCAGCGCGGGCGCGTCATCACCCACGCCTATTTCTTCGACCTGGGCGACGAGGCCCTGCCCGAGGTACGCGGCGGCGACGATGCGGCGCACGCCCAATGGGTGGCGCAGGAAGACCTGGCGGGCATGGAAGACCAGTTCCACGACGACCACTGGCATATCCTCGACCGGCTGCTCGGGCTCACGGAACCGCCCGCGGCGCCTGCTGAGCAACGCCGATGA
- a CDS encoding tetratricopeptide repeat protein, producing the protein MALHDQYGQALSTANASSVTAYDRTIELFSGFRRDPLAVIGQALEQDPDFVSGHLARAALMLGSFDPMLVTMAGQCLDVAAACRTSPNGRERSLQGALRAWVTEGMDAGNRALDRHVVDHPRDMLAIQLAHLSDLMLGRTAMLRDRLARVLQKWDQDEPGYPYLQAMLAFGLEENGSYGQAEALGRHALERQPNCTWAVHAVAHVYEMSGRTEAGLRWLEQTRARWQSQNILSVHNHWHLALFRLEHDGADAAMALYDEAIAPTAESLAMNLSDGTALLWRLTLQGADAGWRWSALAERWLQRPTWGRTAFTDLHAVLCMAVSGSDEQSQALAEAIRRGAAGHGTATAWSSVVLPAQRAFIDFVAGEYRACADRLLPLLPQAQAVGGSHAQRELLLLTARCAAEHCGDNALADALGGQLQQSRRLAHRGLSQDTRPRSDSEALAEFAMAV; encoded by the coding sequence ATGGCACTTCACGATCAGTACGGCCAGGCCTTGTCCACGGCCAATGCGTCCTCGGTGACGGCTTACGACCGCACCATCGAACTCTTCAGCGGATTCCGGCGAGACCCTCTGGCGGTCATCGGCCAGGCACTCGAGCAAGACCCGGACTTCGTGTCCGGCCATCTCGCACGCGCCGCCCTGATGCTCGGCAGCTTTGACCCCATGCTCGTGACCATGGCAGGGCAATGCCTCGACGTGGCCGCAGCCTGCCGCACCTCGCCGAATGGCCGCGAGCGATCGCTGCAGGGCGCATTGCGGGCCTGGGTCACGGAGGGCATGGACGCGGGCAACCGCGCGCTCGATCGCCATGTCGTCGACCATCCTCGCGACATGCTGGCCATCCAGCTGGCCCACCTGAGCGATCTGATGCTGGGGCGCACGGCCATGTTGCGCGACCGGCTTGCGCGTGTGCTGCAGAAATGGGATCAGGACGAGCCAGGCTACCCATATCTGCAGGCGATGCTGGCCTTCGGTCTCGAAGAGAACGGCTCATATGGACAGGCCGAGGCCCTTGGCCGCCACGCATTGGAGCGCCAACCCAACTGCACCTGGGCTGTGCATGCCGTCGCGCATGTCTACGAGATGAGTGGTCGCACCGAGGCCGGCCTGCGATGGCTGGAGCAGACACGCGCACGCTGGCAGAGTCAGAACATTCTTTCGGTTCACAACCACTGGCACCTGGCCTTGTTCCGTCTCGAACACGACGGTGCCGACGCCGCGATGGCCTTGTACGACGAGGCGATCGCGCCCACGGCGGAATCGCTCGCCATGAACCTGTCGGACGGCACCGCGCTGCTCTGGCGACTAACCCTCCAGGGCGCGGACGCGGGCTGGCGCTGGAGCGCATTGGCCGAACGCTGGCTGCAACGACCCACCTGGGGGCGCACCGCATTCACCGACCTGCATGCAGTCTTGTGCATGGCCGTGAGCGGCAGCGACGAACAGAGCCAGGCCCTGGCAGAGGCCATTCGTCGGGGAGCAGCGGGGCACGGCACGGCAACCGCTTGGAGCAGCGTCGTGCTGCCCGCCCAGCGGGCCTTCATCGATTTCGTGGCTGGTGAATACCGCGCCTGCGCTGACCGGCTGCTGCCCTTGCTGCCGCAGGCACAGGCGGTTGGCGGCAGTCATGCACAGCGCGAGTTGCTGCTGCTGACCGCCCGTTGCGCCGCCGAGCATTGCGGCGACAACGCACTGGCCGACGCCCTGGGCGGACAACTGCAGCAGTCCCGTCGCCTGGCCCATCGCGGACTGTCGCAAGACACTCGCCCGAGGTCCGACTCCGAGGCCTTGGCCGAGTTCGCCATGGCTGTCTGA
- the metK gene encoding methionine adenosyltransferase — protein sequence MANDFLFTSESVSEGHPDKVADQISDAILDAILEQDPRSRVAAETLTNTGLVVLAGEITTNAHVDYIQVARDTIRRIGYDNTDYGIDYKGCAVLVAYDKQSNDIAQGVDHASDDHLNTGAGDQGLMFGYACDETPELMPAPIHYAHRLVERQAQLRKDGRLPFLRPDAKSQVTMRYVDGKPHSIDTVVLSTQHSPDQSESATKMKASFTEAIIEEIIKPVLPAEWLKDTKYLINPTGRFVVGGPQGDCGLTGRKIIVDTYGGACPHGGGAFSGKDPTKVDRSAAYAARYVAKNIVAAGLARQCQVQVAYAIGVARPMNVTVYTEGTGVIADDKIAELVREHFDLRPKGIIQMLDLLRPIYAKTAAYGHFGREEPEFTWERTNKAAALRAAAGL from the coding sequence ATGGCGAACGACTTCCTCTTCACTTCCGAATCGGTCTCTGAAGGCCATCCCGACAAGGTGGCGGACCAGATCTCCGATGCCATCCTCGATGCCATCCTCGAACAGGATCCGCGCTCGCGCGTCGCGGCCGAGACGCTGACCAACACCGGCCTCGTCGTGCTCGCCGGCGAGATCACCACCAACGCCCATGTGGACTACATCCAGGTGGCGCGCGACACCATCCGCCGCATCGGCTACGACAACACCGACTACGGCATCGATTACAAGGGCTGTGCCGTGCTCGTGGCCTATGACAAGCAGAGCAACGACATCGCCCAGGGCGTGGACCACGCGAGCGACGACCACCTGAACACCGGCGCCGGCGACCAGGGCCTGATGTTCGGCTACGCCTGCGACGAGACGCCCGAGCTCATGCCCGCGCCCATCCACTACGCGCACCGCCTGGTCGAGCGCCAGGCCCAGTTGCGCAAGGACGGCCGCCTGCCCTTCCTGCGCCCCGACGCCAAGAGCCAGGTGACCATGCGCTATGTCGACGGCAAGCCGCACTCGATCGACACCGTGGTGCTGTCCACCCAGCACAGCCCCGACCAGAGCGAGAGCGCCACCAAGATGAAGGCCAGCTTCACCGAGGCCATCATCGAGGAGATCATCAAGCCCGTGCTGCCCGCCGAGTGGCTCAAGGACACCAAGTACCTGATCAACCCCACGGGCCGCTTCGTCGTCGGCGGCCCGCAGGGTGACTGCGGCCTCACGGGGCGCAAGATCATCGTCGACACCTACGGCGGCGCCTGCCCGCACGGTGGCGGGGCGTTCTCCGGCAAGGATCCGACCAAGGTCGACCGCAGCGCCGCCTACGCCGCGCGCTACGTGGCCAAGAACATCGTCGCCGCCGGCCTGGCGCGCCAATGCCAGGTGCAGGTGGCCTACGCCATCGGCGTGGCGCGGCCCATGAACGTCACCGTCTATACCGAGGGCACGGGCGTGATCGCCGACGACAAGATCGCCGAGCTGGTGCGCGAGCACTTCGACCTGCGCCCCAAGGGCATCATCCAGATGCTGGACCTGCTGCGCCCGATCTACGCCAAGACCGCCGCCTACGGCCACTTCGGCCGCGAGGAGCCCGAGTTCACCTGGGAGCGCACCAACAAGGCGGCCGCCCTGCGTGCAGCGGCGGGGCTCTGA
- a CDS encoding c-type cytochrome: MKLLASLFTAAALAASAVTSFAQQAPAKPDLAKGEASYAAVCAACHAADGNSTIAANPSLAQQHPEYLVKQLQEFKSGKRADAVMQGMAAMLSDDDMRNVAAWLASQKAKEGFAKDKDLVALGERIYRGGIQDRKIAACAGCHSPNGAGIPSQYPRLSGQHADYTVKQLTDFRDGKRGNNIQMRDVAAKLNDREIKAVSDYIAGLR, encoded by the coding sequence ATGAAGTTGCTCGCCTCCCTGTTCACGGCTGCCGCGCTGGCAGCTTCCGCCGTTACCTCCTTCGCGCAGCAGGCGCCCGCCAAGCCCGACCTGGCCAAGGGCGAGGCCAGCTACGCGGCGGTGTGCGCCGCCTGCCACGCGGCGGACGGCAATTCCACCATCGCGGCCAACCCGTCGCTGGCGCAGCAGCATCCGGAATATCTGGTCAAGCAGCTGCAGGAGTTCAAGTCGGGTAAGCGTGCCGACGCCGTCATGCAGGGCATGGCCGCCATGCTGAGCGACGACGACATGCGCAACGTGGCCGCCTGGCTGGCCTCGCAAAAGGCCAAGGAAGGCTTTGCCAAGGACAAGGATCTGGTCGCCCTGGGCGAGCGCATCTACCGCGGCGGCATCCAGGATCGCAAGATCGCCGCCTGCGCGGGTTGCCACAGCCCCAACGGCGCGGGCATCCCCTCGCAATACCCGCGTCTGTCGGGTCAGCATGCGGACTACACCGTCAAGCAGCTCACGGACTTCCGCGACGGCAAGCGCGGCAACAACATCCAGATGCGCGACGTGGCCGCCAAGCTCAACGACCGCGAGATCAAGGCCGTGTCCGACTACATTGCCGGGTTGCGTTGA
- a CDS encoding lysophospholipid acyltransferase family protein: MPSLFRLFSALPLWLLHAIGAVLGWVAFLASPTYRRRFVANAARAGYAFCQVRPAVAHAGRMVAEAPRLWLASETPACEIRGADCVERAWAAGRGIVFLTPHVGCFEMSVQAAAGRWAPQHGPITILYRPARQRWLAELMRTARNRPGIAAVPTTLQGVRQMIKALRAGRAVGLLPDQVPPQGQGLWSPFFGAQAYTMTLAARLVQQTGAAVVLARCERLPRGSGYRLHLQDLPEPLAPTLDAAVLQINQAMEQLIRQSPEQYLWGYARYKQPRTEAHTSAAPADEGRA, from the coding sequence ATGCCTTCGCTTTTTCGCCTGTTTTCTGCACTGCCGTTGTGGTTGCTCCATGCCATCGGCGCGGTGCTGGGGTGGGTGGCGTTCCTTGCGTCGCCCACCTACAGGCGGCGCTTCGTGGCCAATGCCGCGCGTGCCGGCTATGCGTTCTGTCAGGTGCGCCCGGCCGTCGCGCACGCCGGGCGTATGGTGGCCGAGGCTCCGCGCCTGTGGCTCGCGTCCGAGACGCCCGCATGTGAAATTCGCGGCGCCGACTGTGTGGAGCGGGCCTGGGCCGCGGGCCGCGGCATCGTGTTCCTCACGCCGCATGTCGGCTGCTTCGAGATGTCGGTGCAGGCCGCCGCGGGGCGCTGGGCGCCGCAGCACGGCCCCATCACCATCCTGTACCGCCCGGCGCGCCAGCGCTGGCTGGCCGAGCTCATGCGCACGGCGCGCAACCGCCCGGGCATTGCGGCCGTGCCGACCACGTTGCAGGGTGTGCGCCAGATGATCAAGGCCCTGCGCGCGGGCCGCGCCGTGGGTCTGTTGCCCGACCAGGTGCCGCCCCAGGGCCAGGGCCTGTGGTCGCCGTTCTTCGGGGCGCAGGCCTACACCATGACGCTGGCCGCGCGCCTGGTGCAGCAGACGGGCGCGGCCGTTGTCCTGGCGCGCTGCGAGCGTCTGCCGCGCGGCAGCGGCTATCGGCTGCACCTGCAGGACTTGCCCGAGCCGCTCGCGCCTACACTCGACGCCGCCGTGCTGCAGATCAATCAAGCCATGGAACAACTCATTCGCCAAAGCCCCGAGCAATACCTGTGGGGCTACGCACGCTACAAGCAACCGCGCACCGAGGCGCACACCAGCGCCGCGCCGGCCGACGAGGGCCGGGCATGA
- a CDS encoding lipid A biosynthesis acyltransferase produces MTTRVAVAFMGLLARLPLSWLRALGWLIGRLLFVLAAPRRKVALRNLELCFPDVPEAQRRAWARESFVVFCQTFLDRSWLWSGSEALVRSRVKLTGAVHELDGDTPTIVFAPHFYSMDAGGLALPLNTAREFTSIFATNPDPALDAWFMAGRQRFGNVRMLNRADGVKPIIACLRKGGLLYLLPDMDYGRNDSVFVPFFAMPEVATIPSLSRFARLGRAKVVALYSRMTPEGYEAVLTPAWENFPTEDHVADTARMNRELEAAIRTMPAQYYWVHKRFKTRPEGQESVY; encoded by the coding sequence ATGACGACGCGCGTGGCCGTCGCATTCATGGGGCTGCTCGCGCGGCTGCCGCTGTCCTGGCTGCGGGCGCTGGGCTGGCTCATAGGCCGGCTGCTGTTCGTGCTCGCCGCGCCGCGGCGCAAGGTGGCGCTGCGCAACCTGGAGCTGTGCTTTCCCGACGTGCCCGAGGCCCAGCGCCGCGCCTGGGCGCGCGAGAGCTTTGTCGTGTTCTGCCAGACGTTTCTGGATCGCAGCTGGCTGTGGTCGGGCTCGGAGGCGCTGGTGCGCTCGCGTGTGAAGCTCACGGGCGCCGTGCACGAGCTGGACGGCGACACGCCCACCATCGTCTTCGCTCCGCATTTCTACAGCATGGATGCGGGCGGCCTGGCGCTGCCGCTCAATACCGCGCGTGAGTTCACGTCCATCTTCGCCACCAACCCCGACCCGGCGCTCGATGCCTGGTTCATGGCCGGGCGCCAGCGCTTTGGCAATGTGCGCATGCTCAACCGCGCCGACGGCGTCAAGCCCATCATCGCCTGCCTGCGCAAGGGCGGGCTGCTGTACCTGCTGCCGGACATGGACTATGGCCGCAACGACTCGGTCTTCGTGCCCTTTTTCGCCATGCCCGAGGTGGCCACGATCCCGTCACTGTCGCGCTTTGCGCGCCTGGGCCGGGCCAAGGTCGTGGCGCTGTACAGCCGCATGACCCCCGAAGGCTATGAGGCGGTGCTGACGCCGGCCTGGGAGAACTTTCCCACCGAGGATCATGTGGCGGACACCGCGCGCATGAACCGCGAGCTCGAGGCCGCCATCCGCACCATGCCCGCGCAGTACTACTGGGTGCACAAGCGCTTCAAGACGCGGCCCGAGGGGCAGGAATCGGTTTATTGA
- a CDS encoding alpha/beta fold hydrolase, giving the protein MERATIPPLELRLLGVPEVRIGGAAVALSLTRAYALLGHLAIEGRPLPREHLAALLWPEAGPTIGRTRLRRLIYRIEEVCGRSMFDTQEGSLALNTAGLSCDATAFRRRARELIADSARGRFDAKAEQLAQDACAPLMDGLDCDSDAFDDWLRTQRTEQEQLLARLLLRLAEHQRSTGRRGDAEQTAERLLCVQPYAEPGYVMRMALAADARDAAGVDAVFMRCAQALRDEFGVKPSPATEQAYLEQRRRAEEPEGARPRDSSSGPCPIDVRFAPASHGPVAYTTVGEGPQALVVMPGFVSHIEIGWEHPGVRDGLLQLARHFRLVLFDRRGVGLSERLGRVSTVESTASDVLAILDHAGIDRAWLFGSSEGGPAAVHLAAHHPERVDGLILFGAMARGSQDTDYPWALRREAFDAWMRGLVAQWGGPADIGTFAPSVADDPWTRAWWARLLRHAASPASLRAVLGGLRDADVRDLLDRVSCPTLVMHRRGDRAVRFQAGEFLAAGIRGARFKPLDGDCHWWWIDGSETVTQAIIDFAAQGRNRDARSIT; this is encoded by the coding sequence ATGGAACGGGCAACTATCCCACCCTTGGAACTGCGGCTTCTGGGTGTGCCGGAAGTCCGCATCGGCGGTGCCGCGGTGGCGCTGTCGCTGACGCGCGCGTACGCCTTGCTTGGTCATCTGGCCATCGAAGGCAGGCCACTGCCGCGCGAGCACCTGGCCGCGCTCTTGTGGCCCGAGGCCGGGCCCACCATTGGACGCACCCGCCTGCGACGTCTGATCTACCGGATTGAGGAGGTCTGTGGGCGCTCAATGTTCGATACGCAGGAAGGCAGCCTGGCGCTGAACACGGCGGGCTTGTCCTGTGATGCCACGGCGTTTCGGCGGCGCGCCCGCGAGTTGATCGCCGATAGCGCTCGCGGCCGTTTCGATGCCAAAGCGGAACAACTCGCACAGGACGCCTGCGCGCCCCTGATGGACGGGCTCGACTGCGACTCGGATGCGTTCGACGATTGGCTGCGCACGCAGCGAACCGAGCAGGAGCAGCTGCTCGCGCGGCTCCTGTTGCGGCTGGCCGAACACCAGCGGTCCACGGGTCGACGCGGCGATGCCGAGCAGACCGCTGAGCGACTGTTGTGCGTGCAACCCTACGCCGAACCTGGCTACGTGATGCGCATGGCCTTGGCCGCCGACGCCCGGGACGCGGCCGGTGTGGATGCGGTGTTCATGCGCTGTGCGCAAGCGCTGCGTGACGAATTCGGCGTCAAGCCTTCCCCCGCAACCGAGCAGGCCTACCTGGAGCAGCGCCGGCGTGCCGAGGAGCCCGAAGGCGCACGGCCACGAGACTCCTCGTCCGGACCGTGCCCGATCGACGTGCGCTTTGCGCCGGCGAGTCACGGGCCGGTGGCCTACACCACCGTTGGCGAGGGGCCTCAGGCACTGGTTGTCATGCCCGGCTTCGTGTCCCACATCGAGATCGGATGGGAGCACCCTGGCGTGCGCGACGGCCTTTTGCAGCTGGCCCGGCACTTCCGTCTCGTCCTGTTCGATCGCCGCGGCGTCGGCCTGTCGGAGCGACTCGGTCGGGTGAGCACGGTCGAGTCCACCGCGAGCGACGTGCTGGCCATTCTTGATCACGCCGGCATCGATCGCGCCTGGCTGTTCGGCTCGTCCGAGGGCGGGCCGGCGGCGGTGCATCTGGCCGCCCACCATCCAGAGCGCGTCGACGGCCTGATCCTGTTCGGCGCCATGGCCCGCGGAAGCCAGGACACAGACTATCCATGGGCGCTTCGCCGGGAGGCTTTCGACGCATGGATGCGCGGGCTGGTGGCCCAATGGGGCGGCCCGGCCGACATCGGGACCTTCGCGCCATCGGTGGCCGACGATCCCTGGACACGGGCCTGGTGGGCACGGCTGTTGCGGCATGCGGCCTCACCCGCAAGCTTGCGCGCCGTGCTGGGTGGCCTGCGTGACGCCGACGTGCGGGATCTGCTTGACCGGGTGAGCTGCCCCACGCTGGTGATGCACCGGCGCGGCGACCGCGCCGTGCGCTTTCAGGCGGGCGAGTTCCTCGCCGCCGGCATCCGTGGTGCCCGATTCAAGCCCCTCGATGGCGACTGCCACTGGTGGTGGATTGACGGCAGCGAAACGGTGACGCAAGCCATCATCGACTTCGCGGCTCAGGGACGAAACAGGGACGCCCGCTCGATAACTTGA